The nucleotide sequence GGGAGGGGATTATTCCTTTCTTCTGGAAAGTGTGGAAGGTGGCGAAAAATGGGCGCGATATTGTTTCCTGGGTTGCGACCCGTCCTTAATCGTCCGCACCAAGGGAAATACCTTCAGTATCCAGGATAATGGCAGGGAGGAGACCGGGCAGGTCGAGGGGGATAACCCACTGGCCGTCATCAAGAAGATTTTAGCCAAATACAAGCCGGTTTCGGTGGAAGGGTTGCCCCGGTTCACTGGAGGTGCGGTGGGGTTCATCGGCTATGACATGGTCCGCTATTTCGAGAATCTTCCCGACCAGACGACCGATGATCTCGATGTTCCTGATTCCCTGTTTGTGGTCACGGACACCTTACTGATTTTTGACAATGTTGCCCACACCATCAAAATCGTTTCCAATGCGTTTAATGAGGGTGGCGATCTGGATAAGCTGTATTTGCAGACGATTAAAAAAATTGAAGCGCTGGAGAAAAAACTGCGTGCCAATATTCCTGCAACTTCTCAAGGAAATAGGGCTAAACAAGCCATTGAAGAGGGAGGTAAGTTTGAATCTAATTTTGAGGAAGAGGCTTTCAAGAAAGCCGTTTTAAAGGTAAAGGAGTATATTCTCGAAGGGGATGCCATTCAGGTTGTTTTATCCCAGCGGCTGAAGTATCCGATCAGCCAGGACCCATTCAATATATATCGTGCCCTCAGGACCATCAATCCATCGCCTTATATGTATTTTCTAAAGTTTGGAGATCTGGAGGTGATCGGGTCCTCCCCGGAAGTTTTGGTGCGGTTGGAGGAGGGCAAGGTCGAGGTCCGTCCCATCGCCGGAACCCGCAAGCGGGGGCAAAATGAAGAAGAGGATTGTGCGTTGGAAAAGGATCTTCTTCAGGATGAAAAGGAACTTGCGGAGCACATTATGTTGGTGGACCTGGGACGCAACGATCTGGGACGGGTGGCGCAAACCGGCACTGTGGAGGTGAATGAGAAATTCATTGTCGAGCGCTATTCCCATGTGATGCACATTGTTTCCAATGTCCGGGGAATATTGAAAAAAGGTTTGGATTGTTTTGATGTATTGAAAGCCGCATTCCCGGCTGGCACGCTCTCCGGTGCGCCAAAGATACGGGCGATGGAAATCATTGATGAACTGGAACCGACTCGCCGAGGGCTATACGGCGGAACCGTGGGGTACATCAGTTTTAACGGCAACATGGATACCGCCATTGCCATCCGCACTCTCCTGGTGAAAGATAATATTGCATATCTGGGGGTGGGCGCGGGGATCGTTGCTGATTCCGTTCCGGAAAATGAATTTAAGGAAACTATGAACAAGGGAAAAGCTCTCTTGAAAGCCATTGAGATTACCGAAGAGGGATTGTTTCTATGATCCTGATGATCGACAACTACGACTCGTTTACCTATAACCTCGTGCAATACCTGGGAGAACTGGGGGCGGATATCAGGGTGCATCGCAACGATGAAATCACCCTGGAGCAGATCGAAGCTCTGCAACCGGAAAGAATTGTTGTATCCCCAGGGCCGTGTACTCCCGAGCAGGCGGGGGTGTCTGTTGATGTAATCCGTCGCTTTGCGGGTAAGATTCCCATTCTAGGTGTGTGCCTAGGGCATCAGTCCGTGGGCGTGGCCTTTGGAGGGGAAGTGATAAAAGCCGGTCGGTTGATGCATGGAAAAACGTCGATGATTCAGCATGACGGTAAAAATCTTTTTGAAAACCTCGCTAATCCTTTCCAGGCCACCCGTTACCACTCACTGGTTTTGAATCGAAAAAATCTTCCGGACTGCTTTGAGATTACCGCCGAAAGCGAAGATAAAGAAATTATGGGAATCCGGCACAAGGAATTGTTTGTGGAGGGAATTCAGTTTCACCCGGAATCTATTTTGACCACCTGCGGCAAGGAATTGCTGGGAAACTTCCTTCGCATGCAGTTCACCAGCCGCGCATGAAAATTCGGGAAGCCTTGCATCGGGTGGTAGATGGTGAAGATCTGACTGAAGAAAAAATGATCTCCGTGATGGAGCAGATCATGAATGGGGATGCCGGCGATTTGCAATTAGGCGCGTTCATAACCGCTCTCAGAATGAAGGGCGAAAGTTTGAACGAAATTACCGGCGCGGCCCGCGTCATGCGCAAGAAAGCCGAATCGCTGAACGTTGCATCCACGAACATTGTTGATACCTGCGGGACGGGAGGCGATGGTGGCAATACATTCAATATTTCCACTGCTGCGGCCTTGGTCGTCGCCGGGGCGGGAATCACCGTGGCCAAGCACGGCAATCGGGCGGTCTCCAGCCGGTCCGGCAGTGCGGATGTTTTAAAATCCCTGGGAGTCAATATCGAAGCGGATAAAACGGTGGTCGAAAAATGCCTGGAACAAGTGGGCATTGGCTTTCTGTTCGCCCCGCTCATGCATGGGGCCATGAAGCATGCCGCCGGAATCAGGAAGGAACTGGGGTTCAGAACGATCTTCAACTTGTTAGGACCACTGACCAACCCCGCTCATGCCCATGCTCAAGTGGTTGGGGTGTTCAGCCCCAAATGGGTTGTTCCCATCGCTCAGGTATTGAAGAACCTGGGATGCCGACATGCCTTGGTGGTGCACGGTGACGATGGACTCGATGAAATCACCTTGATGGATAGAACCAGTGTTTGCGAGCTGTCGAATGGCAGTATTCGAGAATACACCATCAGCCCGGAGGATTTCGGTCTGGATCGTTGTTCCCCGGATAAAGTTCAAGGGGGATCGCCCGAAGAAAATGCGGCCATCATCAGGACTGTGCTGGATGGAACTGTTGGTCCCAAAATGGACATCGTTCTATTAAATGCTGCCGCGGCCATTTACGCCGGGGGGAAAGCGGATTCCTTAAAAGAGGGTCTGGAAATTGCTCGGAAGTCCATTTTGTCTGGCGCCGCCCGTCAAAAACTTGATGACCTCATAAGAGTCAGCAACTCCAATTGATCGGGAAACAAAGAAAGCGCATTTAAAATATGACCACCGTGCTCGATAAAATTTTTGCCCATAAAAAAGAGGAACTCGATAGTACCAAGCGCAAGTTTCCTCTCTCGGAAATCAGGGGTAAGATAGGAGAACAACAGGCTCTCAAAGATGTTGGGCAGGCTTTGGGAGGGGGGGCATCGACAAGAATCATTGCCGAGATAAAAAAAAAGACGCCGTTCAAGGGGGAGTTGCGACCCAATTGTGACGGGTTGGAAATAGCCCGGACCTACGCTGAAAACGGGGCCGCCGCGATTTCTGTTCTCACCGAATCCAACTACTTCGGCGGCAGTATTGAATTTTTGAAACAAGTCCGGGCGGAGGTTGATATCCCATTACTGCGCAAGGATTTCATATTTGACGAGTATCAGATTTACGAGGCTCGAGCTTTTGGAGCCGATTTTTTTCTCCTGATTGCTACCTGGCTGGATAAAAATCATCTTCAGGATTTATTGCAATTGGGAAAAGAATTGGGAATGCCCACTTTGGTAGAGACTCATTGTGAGAAGGATATGGAAAAAGCCTTTGCCGCTGGAAGTCATCTGCTGGGAATCAACAACAGGGATCTGAAAACCGGAAAAACCGATCTGGGGATCTCGCATCGTTTGCTAAAAATGGCAACGGCGGTGCCGGAGACTGTTCTGGTATGCGAAAGTGGTATTCACACGTCCCAGGAAATTCAGGCATTGCAAAAACTGGGGGCGCACGCCTTTTTGATCGGGGAAAGTTTGATAAAGGCGGATAATATTGCGGAAAAATTATCCGAACTGGTGGGAGAGAAACAGCAAGAGAAGGGGGAAGAATGATGGGGTGAAATGCTGGAGTGATGTTCCCTTAATTTGTTTGCGAGAGTATCAGTGATAAATTAGGAACTGAAAAGGCCTTTGGCTTCCAGAGCGAGGGCGGTTTCCTTGATGATTTCTCGGGCCATTTCTTCATTAGTGTTCATGAAAAACCCCCTCCCTCCTGAGCCGCAACTCGCATCTTGGAAATTTTGAGCCCGATTTCTAACCAGTCAATGAGGAGCCCTTTGGTCCTGACGGTGACCTGGTAGTGTTTCCATTTTACTGAATGTCATGCGTCATAGGACACTAACAATTGTAAAAAAATGAATAGCCATTTGCCTGTTGTAAAAATAAAAATCTGCGGCATGACCTGCATCGAAGATACCCTGTTGGCTGTTGAAGGCGGAGCTGATGCTGTGGGGTTTATATTTTACAAGAAAAGTCCTCGCTATGTTTCCGAGAAACTGGTGAAAAGCATCATTTCCAAACTGCCCCCGTTTGTAGAGACGGTAGGAGTTTTTGTTGATGAATCGGAGGATCGCATCAACCGCATCGTGGATTCCTGTAAATTGGATGCGGTGCAGTTGCATGGCGATGAGTCACCGGCTTTCTGCAATAAAATAAACAGGAAAGTGATCAAAGCAGTCCGTGTCAAGGGTCTGGATTCTTTTATTGACTTACCTTCTTACAAAGTCAGTGCGTTTTTACTGGATACCTACTCTGAGGGGCAGCAGGGAGGGACGGGTCAGGTATTTGATTGGGGGCTCGTGAATGAAGGGAAAAAATACGGTCCGGTGATTCTTGCCGGGGGTTTGGACCCTGCCAATGTGACGCATGCGATTCAGAAGGCAAAACCCTATGGGGTGGACGTTTGCTCGGGAGTTGAGAAAACTCCGGGAGTCAAAAGTCCGGTAAAATTGAGAGCATTTATAAAAACCGTAAAAGGTTGGTGAATTAAATTAAGGAACGAATGATGGAACAATCAATGAAGCAAACCCTGTTACCGGATGCGCGGGGCCATTTTGGAGTTTTCGGCGGCAAGTATGTGATCGAGACGCTGATGCCTGCCTTGAAAGAACTGGAAAAGGTTTTCACGTCTGCCTGGAGCGATCCTGCTTTTCAAAAAGAATTAAAATTTTACTTGCGGCAGTATGTGGGTCGTCCCACGCCTTTGTATTACGCGGAAAATCTGACTCGGCGTTTGGGAGGGGCAAAAATTTATTTGAAGCGGGAGGATCTCACCCATACCGGCGCACACAAGATCAACAATACCATTGGCAGTGCTCTTCTCGCAGTCAGGATGGGCAAGAAACGCGTGATCGCGGAAACGGGTGCGGGACAACATGGCGTGGCAACAGCTACCGCAGCTGCGCTTTTCGGTTTGGAGTGCGATGTTTTTATGGGCGAGGAGGACATGAAACGTCAGGCGTTGAATGTTTTCCGTATGCGGTTGCTCGGCGCCAACGTGATTCCGGTATCCACTGGGACGCGCACCCTGAAAGACGCCACCAGCGAAGCCATCCGCAATTGGATCACCACCGTTGAAAGCACGCATTACATCATCGGCTCCGTTGTGGGTCCGCACCCGTATCCAATGATCGTTCGCGATTTTCAGAAAATCATCGGCGAGGAAGTCACGGGGCAGATCATGGAAGTTGAAAAGAGACTGCCGGATGTTTGCGTTGCCTGTGTGGGCGGTGGCAGTAATTCAATGGGACTGTTCTATCCCTTTATTGAGCATGAGCAGATAAAATTGATTGGGGTGGAAGCGGCAGGGCTGGGGGTCGATACCGATAAACACGGAGCCACATTGAGTCTTGGAAAACCCGGTGTTCTGCACGGAATGATGAGCTACCTTTTGTACAACGATGACGGGCAGATTCAGGAAGCACACTCCATATCGGCGGGGCTCGATTATCCTGGAGTCGGGTGCGAACACAGTCACCTGCACGAAACGGGAAGAGCGCAATACGTTTCGATTACCGATGCAGAGGCTTTGGAAGGCTTTCAAATGCTCTCCAGAGTGGAGGGAATCATCCCGGCGCTGGAATCGGCGCATGCGATCGCCCACGTCACCAAGCTGGCTCCACAAATGAAAAAAAATGAAGTTATCGTCGTGTGTCTTTCAGGCCGAGGGGATAAAGATGTGAATCAGGTCGCCGAGAGAATGGGAGTTCAATTGTGAGCCGAATCGAAAATTGTTTTAAAAAGTTGCAGGAGAAAAAACAAAAAGCCCTGGTGGCGTTCATCACAGCAGGCGACCCGGACTTGCAGACTACCGGACATATTTTCTCTCTGCTGGAAAAAAACGGAGCCGATATCATTGAACTCGGCGTTCCATTTTCCGATCCACTGGCGGATGGACCTGTCATTCAGGCATCGGCCCTTCGTGCTCTAAATAGCGGTACCAACCTGAAGAAAATTATCCATCTGGTCGTTGACATTCGCAATAATTCCCAGCTCCCCATTGTTTTGATGACCAGCTACAACCCGGTTTTCGTTTATGGACAAAAACAATTTATAGACGATGCCATTAAAGCCGGGGTGGACGGGGTGATCATTCCCGACCTTCCTACCGAAGAAGCGGAAGAGTTTCAGGCAATCGCCGATCCCAAAGGATTGGACGTGATTTTTCTTGTGGCTCCCACCAGTACGAAGGATCGGGTCGAAATGATCGCCAGGAGAAGTCGAGGGTTCATCTATTATATTTCCCTGACCGGGACGACGGGAGTGAAATCGACGGTTGCTGAGAATCTTCAGCCCAAGGTTCAGGCCATTAAAAATGTCGCTGAAATTCCGGTATTGGTCGGATTCGGTATTTCCGGACCCGAGCAGGCCAAAGAAGCGTCGGCAGTTTCTGATGGTGTGATCGTCGGGAGCGCCATTGTTCGGTTGATCGCAGAGAATAGCGACCCTGCAGAACGGGATGCTAAAATCAGCCAACTAGTTTCCAGTGTGAAGCAGGCAATTTCCTCCTAGCCTGTGGAATGGATGCATGAAACCACGCGTATCGGTCATCATTCCCGCATTCAACGAAGAGTCTTCTATCGGCTTGGTCTTAAGCGCTCTTCCCAAAGAAATCCTTCACGAAATCATCGTAGTCGATAATGGTTCCACCGATGCAACCGCTCGTGTTGCCCGTGAGTCCGGTGCGCGGGTGGTCGAAGAAAAACGCAAAGGCTACGGGTCGGCTTGTCTCAAGGGTATCGAAGAATTAAATCAACCCGATATTGTGGTTTTTCTCGATGGGGATTTTAGCGATTTCCCCGAAGAGATCACCCGGTTGGTGGAACCCATCGCCTCAGGGCAAATGGATTTTGTTCTGGGGAGCCGCATGATTCTTGCCGAAAGCCGCGCGGCTCTTCTGCCTCAAGCTCGGTATGGAAACTGGCTGGCAGTATTTTTGATGCGGTTGTTTTTTGGTGTCCGATACACTGACCTCGGGCCATTTCGGGCCATCCGCTATGAATCCCTGAAAAAAATCGGCATGCAGGACACCAATTTCGGCTGGACGGTAGAAATGCAAATCAAGGCGGTTCAACAAAAATTGAGAACCTTGGAAATCCCGGTACATTATCGGGAAAGGGTGGGGGTGTCGAAAATCACCGGAACGGTTTCTGGAACGTTTAAGGCCGGAACGAAAATAATTTATACCATTTTCAAATATCTGATAACCTAGAAATTCATATTATTCCCATTGCCGGGTCGGTCATGCGTGACTCCGTTTATACAATGAAGAAAATCGTTGCGGTATTATTCTGGTTACAGATTTTTACAGGTTTTGTCCCCCCATCCGGGGCAGTTGAAAACCTGCAGGCGGTGGTGCAAAAGCGGCTGGGCGAAGGTGGGGAAGTGTTGGATTTGAGCCGGGTGGTCATTGGTGAAAAAGGAGCCAGGGAACTTGCCAAGATGAAGGAACTGGCTTCTGTCACCACTCTCATGTTGCAAGGCAATAAGATAAAGTACCGGGGGCTGAAAGCTCTGGCAAACTCCCCGCATTTGGAAAACCTGAAACATCTCGATCTCTGGGGGAATCTGATCGGCGACCTCGGGATAAAGGCTCTGGCGGAATCTCCTTATCTAAAAAACCTTGAATCTTTAAAGTTATGGAAAAATGAAATCGGCGATGAGGCGTTTGAAATTGTCGGGCGGTCGAAAAATTTTCTGAAGATCAAAACGCTACTGCTGAATGATAACCTGATCACAACCAGCGGCGCCGTCGCTTTGGCGGCTGTAACAACTTTACCGCAGTTGGAAACGCTTAATTTGTTCCGCAATGAATTGGGAGATGACGGTGCGATTGCGATTGCCAATTCTAAAAACTTTCCCAACCTTAAGGCCTTATATATAGGGCAAAATAATATCACGGATGCAGGGGCCGGGGCCTTATTGGAAGCGGTATCCTTCCCGAAATTGAAAATACTTGACCTGATCATGAACCCTCTTTCAGAAAATATTTACATCAAGGCTTATAAAATGAGTAAGGAAAGAGATGTTCAGGTAATTCTCCGATGAATGGACTCTATTAAAGGATCAACATGACTGTTACCGAAATAACTGTAAGAGCCAAAGCCGCCGCACTCAAGCTGACCCACCTCTCCACAGTCGAGAAAAATTCAGCCCTGGAAAAAATGGCTCAGGCGTTGGAGGCCAATAGCTCAGTTATTCTGGAAGCGAACCGTAAGGACCTGGAATTTGCCAAACAGGAGAACATCCCCGGTCCGTTGTTTGCGCGCCTTGTTTTGGATGAGGCAAAAGTGAAAAGTATGGCCAGGGGCATCCGCAGTGTCTGCCAACTTCCCGACCCTGTTGGGTTGGATAAAAGCGTGATGGAAATGGATAAGGGGTTGGTATTACATCAGGTGACCTGTCCCATTGGTGTCATCGGGGCTATTTTTGAATCGCGTCCCGATGCGGTCCCGCAAATTGCCTCATTGTGCTTGAAGTCTGGAAATGCAGTGATTCTAAAAGGCGGTAGTGAAGCGCAACACACCAACAAGGTCATCGTTTCCCTTTTAGCGGATGCCATTGCCGAGGTTCCTGGAGTTCCAAAAACCGCGATCCAGATGATAGAGACCAGGGCTGAAGTTGCGGAGATGCTCAATGAGGACAAATACATCAACCTGATCGTTCCCAGAGGAAGCAATGCCTTTGTCCGCTATATTCAGGAAAATACCAAGATTCCCGTTCTCGGGCATTCGGGAGGAATCTGTCACGGCTATATAGACCAAAGTGCGGATATCGAAATGGCGGTGCGAGTGGTCCTGGATTCAAAACTTCAATATCCGGCGGCCTGCAACGCTATGGAGAATTTATTGATTCATCAGGATGTCGCCAAGAAAGTATTGCCCGTTTTGGTGGAAAAATTCCAGGAACAGAAAGTGGAACTGGTAGGCTGTGAAAAAATTTGTCAATTGGCCCCGGAGATAAAAAGAGCTGATGATAGTGAATGGGACACCGAATACAACGACCTGAAACTGGCCCTGAAAATAGTTGCCGATATTGATGAGGCGATTGAGTTTATCAATGCTCATGGTTCCGGTCATACGGATACGATTCTCACGGAAGATCCTTTAAGAGCGGAAATGTTTATGAATGACGTGGATTCCGCCAGTGTCTTGTGGAATGCTTCCACCCGTTTTGCCGATGGTTTCCGTTACGGCCTTGGGGCTGAAATTGGGATCAGCACCAACAAAACCCATGCCCGAGGTCCGGTAGGTCTGGAAGGTTTGATCATTTATAAATACAAACTCTTCGGCAAAGGTCAGACGGTTGGGGACTATTCTGGAGAAGGAGCCAGAGAATTCACTCACCGGCCGTTAGCTCAGGGTAAAGGCCACTCCTAACCTCATTAACCCGGAAAAACCATTGTCGGCTTCATCTCCAAGCACCAAAAACTGGATCATCTTTTTTCTGCTTCTGACAGGAACTCTTTTCACTACCTATCTGGCAGGTGGGTTTCTATTTTCAATTTTTCTTATTCTCATCCTGGGAACGCATGAATTTGGTCATTATTGGGCCAGCAGAAAAAATGATGTCAAAGCGACACTTCCTTTTTTCATTCCCGCACCGCCCATGTTTATTGCCGGGACTTTTGGAGCGTTTATTCAAATAAAAGAACTGATTCCGAACCGGCGGGTGTTGATGGAAATAGGAGCCGCTGGCCCTATTGCCGGATTCATCGTTGCGGTTCCGACGTTGATCCTGGGGCTTTTTCTCTCCGAGACCACA is from Nitrospinota bacterium and encodes:
- the trpE gene encoding anthranilate synthase component I, encoding MYKPSLEEFKRYAEQGNLIPVYKEIVADLDTPVSAFMKIRGGDYSFLLESVEGGEKWARYCFLGCDPSLIVRTKGNTFSIQDNGREETGQVEGDNPLAVIKKILAKYKPVSVEGLPRFTGGAVGFIGYDMVRYFENLPDQTTDDLDVPDSLFVVTDTLLIFDNVAHTIKIVSNAFNEGGDLDKLYLQTIKKIEALEKKLRANIPATSQGNRAKQAIEEGGKFESNFEEEAFKKAVLKVKEYILEGDAIQVVLSQRLKYPISQDPFNIYRALRTINPSPYMYFLKFGDLEVIGSSPEVLVRLEEGKVEVRPIAGTRKRGQNEEEDCALEKDLLQDEKELAEHIMLVDLGRNDLGRVAQTGTVEVNEKFIVERYSHVMHIVSNVRGILKKGLDCFDVLKAAFPAGTLSGAPKIRAMEIIDELEPTRRGLYGGTVGYISFNGNMDTAIAIRTLLVKDNIAYLGVGAGIVADSVPENEFKETMNKGKALLKAIEITEEGLFL
- a CDS encoding aminodeoxychorismate/anthranilate synthase component II encodes the protein MILMIDNYDSFTYNLVQYLGELGADIRVHRNDEITLEQIEALQPERIVVSPGPCTPEQAGVSVDVIRRFAGKIPILGVCLGHQSVGVAFGGEVIKAGRLMHGKTSMIQHDGKNLFENLANPFQATRYHSLVLNRKNLPDCFEITAESEDKEIMGIRHKELFVEGIQFHPESILTTCGKELLGNFLRMQFTSRA
- the trpD gene encoding anthranilate phosphoribosyltransferase translates to MKIREALHRVVDGEDLTEEKMISVMEQIMNGDAGDLQLGAFITALRMKGESLNEITGAARVMRKKAESLNVASTNIVDTCGTGGDGGNTFNISTAAALVVAGAGITVAKHGNRAVSSRSGSADVLKSLGVNIEADKTVVEKCLEQVGIGFLFAPLMHGAMKHAAGIRKELGFRTIFNLLGPLTNPAHAHAQVVGVFSPKWVVPIAQVLKNLGCRHALVVHGDDGLDEITLMDRTSVCELSNGSIREYTISPEDFGLDRCSPDKVQGGSPEENAAIIRTVLDGTVGPKMDIVLLNAAAAIYAGGKADSLKEGLEIARKSILSGAARQKLDDLIRVSNSN
- the trpC gene encoding indole-3-glycerol phosphate synthase TrpC, with protein sequence MTTVLDKIFAHKKEELDSTKRKFPLSEIRGKIGEQQALKDVGQALGGGASTRIIAEIKKKTPFKGELRPNCDGLEIARTYAENGAAAISVLTESNYFGGSIEFLKQVRAEVDIPLLRKDFIFDEYQIYEARAFGADFFLLIATWLDKNHLQDLLQLGKELGMPTLVETHCEKDMEKAFAAGSHLLGINNRDLKTGKTDLGISHRLLKMATAVPETVLVCESGIHTSQEIQALQKLGAHAFLIGESLIKADNIAEKLSELVGEKQQEKGEE
- a CDS encoding phosphoribosylanthranilate isomerase, with amino-acid sequence MNSHLPVVKIKICGMTCIEDTLLAVEGGADAVGFIFYKKSPRYVSEKLVKSIISKLPPFVETVGVFVDESEDRINRIVDSCKLDAVQLHGDESPAFCNKINRKVIKAVRVKGLDSFIDLPSYKVSAFLLDTYSEGQQGGTGQVFDWGLVNEGKKYGPVILAGGLDPANVTHAIQKAKPYGVDVCSGVEKTPGVKSPVKLRAFIKTVKGW
- the trpB gene encoding tryptophan synthase subunit beta yields the protein MEQSMKQTLLPDARGHFGVFGGKYVIETLMPALKELEKVFTSAWSDPAFQKELKFYLRQYVGRPTPLYYAENLTRRLGGAKIYLKREDLTHTGAHKINNTIGSALLAVRMGKKRVIAETGAGQHGVATATAAALFGLECDVFMGEEDMKRQALNVFRMRLLGANVIPVSTGTRTLKDATSEAIRNWITTVESTHYIIGSVVGPHPYPMIVRDFQKIIGEEVTGQIMEVEKRLPDVCVACVGGGSNSMGLFYPFIEHEQIKLIGVEAAGLGVDTDKHGATLSLGKPGVLHGMMSYLLYNDDGQIQEAHSISAGLDYPGVGCEHSHLHETGRAQYVSITDAEALEGFQMLSRVEGIIPALESAHAIAHVTKLAPQMKKNEVIVVCLSGRGDKDVNQVAERMGVQL
- the trpA gene encoding tryptophan synthase subunit alpha, which produces MSRIENCFKKLQEKKQKALVAFITAGDPDLQTTGHIFSLLEKNGADIIELGVPFSDPLADGPVIQASALRALNSGTNLKKIIHLVVDIRNNSQLPIVLMTSYNPVFVYGQKQFIDDAIKAGVDGVIIPDLPTEEAEEFQAIADPKGLDVIFLVAPTSTKDRVEMIARRSRGFIYYISLTGTTGVKSTVAENLQPKVQAIKNVAEIPVLVGFGISGPEQAKEASAVSDGVIVGSAIVRLIAENSDPAERDAKISQLVSSVKQAISS
- a CDS encoding glycosyltransferase family 2 protein is translated as MKPRVSVIIPAFNEESSIGLVLSALPKEILHEIIVVDNGSTDATARVARESGARVVEEKRKGYGSACLKGIEELNQPDIVVFLDGDFSDFPEEITRLVEPIASGQMDFVLGSRMILAESRAALLPQARYGNWLAVFLMRLFFGVRYTDLGPFRAIRYESLKKIGMQDTNFGWTVEMQIKAVQQKLRTLEIPVHYRERVGVSKITGTVSGTFKAGTKIIYTIFKYLIT
- a CDS encoding glutamate-5-semialdehyde dehydrogenase, whose product is MTVTEITVRAKAAALKLTHLSTVEKNSALEKMAQALEANSSVILEANRKDLEFAKQENIPGPLFARLVLDEAKVKSMARGIRSVCQLPDPVGLDKSVMEMDKGLVLHQVTCPIGVIGAIFESRPDAVPQIASLCLKSGNAVILKGGSEAQHTNKVIVSLLADAIAEVPGVPKTAIQMIETRAEVAEMLNEDKYINLIVPRGSNAFVRYIQENTKIPVLGHSGGICHGYIDQSADIEMAVRVVLDSKLQYPAACNAMENLLIHQDVAKKVLPVLVEKFQEQKVELVGCEKICQLAPEIKRADDSEWDTEYNDLKLALKIVADIDEAIEFINAHGSGHTDTILTEDPLRAEMFMNDVDSASVLWNASTRFADGFRYGLGAEIGISTNKTHARGPVGLEGLIIYKYKLFGKGQTVGDYSGEGAREFTHRPLAQGKGHS